The following are encoded in a window of Kaistia algarum genomic DNA:
- a CDS encoding NADH:flavin oxidoreductase/NADH oxidase produces the protein MTSALFSPLALGPVTLSNRIAIAPMCMYSSDDGTPSDWHIQHWSQFALSGAAMITFEATGVERRGRITHGCLGLYSDANEAAIAAKLAIARRWALPSAVFGIQLAHAGRKASTRLPWMGGGSLAADEDPWPTIAPSAIPFAPGWQVPEALDEAGIEVLIGHFVSSAKRAERAGLDFVEIHGAHGYLLHEFLSPISNRREDRYGGSLENRMRLIVEVTRAVRAALPETMFVGVRLSASEWTASGFEIDEAVEVASALKEAGAVYICASSGGNVHDAHIPLKPLYQTHLAEAIQSRAGISTRAVGLITKPTEAEAIVAEGRADMVALARAILADPRWPWRAAAELGARLPVALPYERSLPTMRHWVSPAG, from the coding sequence ATGACCTCCGCTCTCTTCTCGCCGCTCGCCCTCGGCCCGGTGACCCTTTCGAACCGCATCGCGATCGCGCCCATGTGCATGTATTCCTCCGATGACGGCACGCCGTCAGACTGGCATATCCAGCACTGGTCGCAATTCGCCCTCTCCGGCGCGGCCATGATCACCTTCGAGGCGACGGGCGTCGAGCGGCGCGGCCGCATCACCCATGGTTGCCTCGGCCTCTATTCCGACGCGAACGAGGCAGCAATCGCCGCCAAGCTCGCCATCGCCCGTCGATGGGCATTGCCCAGCGCCGTGTTCGGCATCCAACTCGCCCATGCCGGCCGCAAGGCCTCGACACGGTTGCCCTGGATGGGCGGCGGATCGCTCGCTGCCGACGAGGATCCGTGGCCGACGATTGCGCCCTCCGCCATTCCGTTTGCTCCCGGCTGGCAGGTCCCTGAGGCGCTGGACGAGGCCGGCATCGAGGTCCTGATCGGACATTTCGTTTCGAGCGCCAAGCGGGCCGAACGCGCCGGGCTCGATTTCGTCGAGATCCATGGCGCGCATGGCTACCTGCTGCATGAATTCCTTTCGCCGATCTCCAACCGGCGCGAGGATCGCTATGGCGGCAGCCTCGAAAACCGCATGCGCCTCATCGTCGAGGTGACCAGGGCCGTGCGCGCCGCCCTGCCGGAGACGATGTTCGTCGGCGTCCGCCTCTCGGCCAGCGAATGGACGGCCAGCGGCTTCGAGATCGACGAAGCCGTCGAGGTCGCCAGTGCCCTGAAGGAGGCCGGCGCCGTCTATATCTGCGCTTCCTCGGGCGGCAATGTTCACGACGCCCATATCCCGCTGAAGCCGCTCTACCAGACGCATCTCGCCGAGGCGATCCAAAGCCGGGCCGGGATTTCAACCCGCGCCGTCGGGCTGATCACCAAGCCGACGGAAGCCGAGGCGATCGTCGCCGAGGGGCGCGCCGACATGGTGGCGCTCGCCCGCGCCATTCTCGCCGACCCGCGCTGGCCCTGGCGCGCCGCGGCCGAACTGGGCGCCCGGCTGCCCGTCGCCCTGCCCTATGAGCGCAGCCTGCCGACCATGCGGCACTGGGTGTCGCCGGCCGGCTGA